Below is a genomic region from Dehalococcoides mccartyi.
TATACGCCTGCTTCCGCCCAATATACCCACTATCAGTGAACTGGAATTGCCGGATATATGCGAGAAACTGATAACCAAACCCCGTGGTTTGGTTATTGTGACCGGCCCCACCGGCAGCGGTAAAAGCACTACCCTGGCCGCCATGATACAGCACCTGAACAACACCGAAAATAAACATGTGGTGACTATTGAAGACCCTATTGAGTATGTTCACCCATGTATAAAATGCGCCGTTACCCAGCGTCAGCTTGGTTCAGATACACTTTCCTTCGGCCACGCCCTGAAGCATGTACTCCGCCAAAACCCTGATGTAATAATGGTGGGTGAAATGCGTGACCTGGATACAGCCGCTGCTGTACTGACAATTGCGGAAACAGGCCATCTGGTACTCTCCACCTCCCACGCACCCAGTGCTTATCAGGCTCTGGAACGGATCATAGACCTGTTCCCGCCCCATGAAAGGCATCTGGCCCAGACCCGTCTGGCTTCGCTGATTGAGGGTGTACTCTGCCAGACTCTGGTACCCCGTGCTAATACTAACGGACGGGTAGTGGCAGTGGAAATAATGCTGGGAAGCCCGGCAGTCAGAAACCTTATCCGCGAAGGCAAGTTTTACCAGCTGCCGAATGTTATCCGCACCAGCCATGATGAGGGCATGATAACCATGGACGAGGCCCTGGTAGAGCTTTACCGCCAGCAGGTAATCAGCCGTGAAAACCTGTTTAACTACTGTCAGGATGCGGCCGAGGTGGAAAAGCTGATAAGCAGCAGCTCAAGCAGCCAGAAACGCAGAAAAATGGTTGAGAGCGGCAAGAGTCTGCTCTTCTAGACAGGTTTTTTGCTGATAAAATCAAAGGGGCGGTTCATGTGAACCGCCCCTTTTGTTTGGCCGTTTAATGCGGGTAAATATAATAAAGGCCTGCCGTAAAGCAGACCCTTATTAATTAGCTAATTAATAGAAGTTACTCTTAGGTTGTTGCCTCAGCCCATTTTCCATCAGACCATACTAAATCTCCATATGAAGTACCAGTAATGGTCCCATCAGTACCAATTGTATAAGTACCAGTTAATTCTCCCATAATGTAACTGGACAGAGCAGCAGTATCTGCAGGTACAGTACCGCCATTCTCAGCCATATAAGCTGTTACAGCCAATTGAACATTATGAGCTTCTGTATTGGCAGCTTCTACAGTACCGGAGCCGATGAATTTAGCAACGTTGGGGACGATAACAGCCGCCAGAACGCCCAGAATGGCTACCACTACCAGAAGTTCAATTAGGGTGAAACCTTTCTGATGCTTGCGGAGTTTCTTCATGAATTTGTACATTTGTCTTTCACCACCTTTCGTTTTTGTATTATGTTTTACCATGTTTTGTAATGATAGTTACTTTAAAGATAGTTTATAGACCCTTATATGGTCAATAGTTATATAGTAACACCTTTATACATGGATTATAATACACCCTGTGCCCATTTGTATATATCCTCACCAGTACTTTCGTATATAAATCACTTGACGGTTCGGCAAAAAAAAGCCACAATATATTTTATGTTTATCGGTTGGGTTATTTTCTTTTTCCTGCTGGGGGCTGTCCTGGGCAGTTTTATAAACATGCTGTCTGACCGTTTGCCGGCTGAAAAATCCATCGTCACACCCGGCTCTGTGTGTGATACCTGCGGCAAAAGAT
It encodes:
- a CDS encoding type IV pilus twitching motility protein PilT encodes the protein MDVIKLIYEAEEKKGSDLHLVAQSPPLVRVRGDLEALNSHEQLQPADIKAAFEQLTTHEERESFYKEWELDFGYSLDGVGRLRCNAAMQRGAISLAIRLLPPNIPTISELELPDICEKLITKPRGLVIVTGPTGSGKSTTLAAMIQHLNNTENKHVVTIEDPIEYVHPCIKCAVTQRQLGSDTLSFGHALKHVLRQNPDVIMVGEMRDLDTAAAVLTIAETGHLVLSTSHAPSAYQALERIIDLFPPHERHLAQTRLASLIEGVLCQTLVPRANTNGRVVAVEIMLGSPAVRNLIREGKFYQLPNVIRTSHDEGMITMDEALVELYRQQVISRENLFNYCQDAAEVEKLISSSSSSQKRRKMVESGKSLLF
- a CDS encoding type II secretion system protein; this translates as MYKFMKKLRKHQKGFTLIELLVVVAILGVLAAVIVPNVAKFIGSGTVEAANTEAHNVQLAVTAYMAENGGTVPADTAALSSYIMGELTGTYTIGTDGTITGTSYGDLVWSDGKWAEATT